The following are encoded together in the Drosophila biarmipes strain raj3 chromosome 3L, RU_DBia_V1.1, whole genome shotgun sequence genome:
- the LOC108028692 gene encoding thioredoxin-like protein 1, which produces MSVRVINDEAHFQAELAQAGVRLVVVDFTASWCGPCQRIAPIFEMFPNKYPKAIFLKVDVDKCQDTAAGQGVSAMPTFIFYRNRTKIDRIQGADVNGLEAKIQEHIGTGGGEEAGEDYGQGLMELNTFISKQECECLNEADDHNLKHALVSAGGYLQSDCDEQLILSITFNQAVKIHSLKFKAPSQLGPKDVKLFINQPRTIDFDMAESMTSVQDLSLAEKELENGVPVNLRYVKFQNVQNIQIFVKNNQSGGDVTQIDYIGFIGSPIMTTKMNDFKRVAGKKGESH; this is translated from the exons ATGTCCGTGCGTGTGATCAATGACGAGGCCCACTTCCAAGCGGAACTGGCCCAGGCGGGCGTCCGTCTTGTGGTTGTGGACTTCACGGCCAGCTGGTGCGGTCCTTGCCAGCGGATCGCGCCCATCTTCGAGATGTTCCCCAACAAGTACCCAAAAGCCATCTTCCTGAAGGTCGACGTGGACAAGTGCCAGGACACGGCCGCCGGCCAGGGCGTTTCGGCCATGCCCACGTTCATCTTCTACAGAAACAGGACCAAGATCGACCGCATCCAGGGAGCAGACGTCAACGGACTGGAGGCCAAGATCCAGGAGCACATCGGCACCGGCGGCGGCGAGGAGGCGGGCGAGGACTACGGCCAGGGTCTG ATGGAGCTGAACACCTTCATCTCGAAGCAGGAGTGCGAGTGCCTCAACGAAGCCGATGACCACAATTTAAAGCACGCCCTGGTCTCCGCCGGTGGCTACTTGCAGTCGGACTGCGACGAGCAGCTGATCCTGTCCATCACCTTCAACCAGGCGGTCAAGATCCACTCGCTGAAGTTCAAGGCACCTTCGCAACTGGGACCCAAGGACGTTAAGCTGTTCATCAACCAGCCACGCACCATTGACTTTGACATGGCCGAGTCCATGACCAGTGTACAGGATCTGAG TCTGGCCGAGAAGGAGCTGGAGAACGGAGTGCCTGTGAATCTGCGTTACGTCAAATTCCAGAACGTGCAGAACATCCAGATCTTCGTGAAGAACAATCAATCAGGCGGCGATGTGACGCAGATCGACTACATCGGCTTCATCGGCTCGCCCATCATGACCACCAAGATGAACGACTTCAAGCGAGTGGCCGGCAAGAAGGGCGAGAGCCACTAG